A genomic window from Pseudonocardia broussonetiae includes:
- a CDS encoding dihydrofolate reductase family protein, translated as MSDADAGKVVVNRAMSLDGFISGPDDTMDWVLEYRSETLFPEVMQATGAMLAGRRTHEVGKRMSPDGADYEGGPLFVLTHRPPDEPERGVTYLTCDVEEAVATARAAAGGKNLEILGADLAAQCLQRGLVDEVLVYLMPLLLGDGVRFSAAGLGRIDLEPIDTTRSGPVTMLRFRVRK; from the coding sequence ATGAGCGATGCGGATGCGGGCAAGGTCGTGGTGAACAGGGCGATGTCGTTGGACGGCTTCATCTCCGGTCCCGACGACACGATGGACTGGGTCCTCGAGTACCGGAGCGAGACCCTGTTCCCGGAGGTCATGCAGGCCACCGGGGCGATGCTGGCCGGTCGGCGCACCCACGAGGTCGGCAAGCGGATGTCGCCCGACGGCGCCGACTACGAGGGCGGCCCGCTGTTCGTCCTGACCCACCGCCCGCCGGACGAGCCGGAGCGGGGCGTCACCTACCTCACCTGCGACGTCGAGGAGGCCGTCGCCACCGCGCGCGCCGCCGCGGGCGGGAAGAACCTGGAGATCCTCGGGGCCGATCTCGCCGCCCAGTGCCTGCAGCGGGGGCTCGTCGACGAGGTGCTCGTCTACCTCATGCCGCTGCTGCTCGGCGACGGCGTCCGGTTCTCGGCTGCGGGACTCGGCCGGATCGACCTCGAGCCGATCGACACCACCCGGTCGGGCCCGGTGACGATGCTCCGGTTCCGCGTGCGGAAGTAG
- a CDS encoding muconolactone Delta-isomerase family protein, translating to MLFFFSVRVEHSGVTFDELWDEWEKEVDAAQGAVSAGKIKEIYKVSGQRRVVGILDVESHEELDRIVMAGLPMTHMLEFEEIVPVRDYAGFADDVRKRWQQ from the coding sequence ATGTTGTTCTTCTTCAGCGTTCGCGTCGAGCACAGCGGAGTGACCTTCGACGAGCTGTGGGACGAGTGGGAGAAGGAGGTCGACGCGGCGCAGGGCGCGGTCTCGGCCGGCAAGATCAAGGAGATCTACAAGGTGAGCGGGCAGCGCCGCGTCGTGGGCATCCTGGACGTGGAGTCCCACGAGGAGCTGGACCGCATCGTGATGGCCGGGCTGCCGATGACCCACATGCTGGAGTTCGAGGAGATCGTCCCGGTGCGCGACTACGCGGGCTTCGCCGACGACGTGCGCAAGCGGTGGCAGCAGTAG
- a CDS encoding GyrI-like domain-containing protein, which produces MAAVADKIDFKRELPCYRAGRTPQVVDVPDLQYLMVDGHGDPNTPAYADAVSTLYPVAYGLKALSRARLGRDAVVMPLEGLWWADDMSTFTTARDKSRWDWTMMIMAPPWTTAAMVAEVVEQVGRRKRPPRLDDLRLEPLSEGRCVQVLHVGTYDDEADLLRHVHEEFLPAQGLAMTGKHHEIYLGDPRRADPAKLRTILRQPVLDTRAADRHDRPLDVHDEEPP; this is translated from the coding sequence GTGGCAGCAGTAGCCGACAAGATCGACTTCAAGCGGGAGCTGCCCTGCTACCGCGCGGGTCGCACGCCGCAGGTCGTCGACGTCCCGGACCTGCAGTACCTCATGGTCGACGGCCACGGCGACCCGAACACGCCCGCCTACGCCGACGCGGTGTCGACGCTCTACCCCGTCGCCTACGGCCTGAAGGCGCTGAGCCGCGCGCGGCTCGGCCGCGACGCCGTCGTGATGCCGCTGGAGGGCCTGTGGTGGGCGGACGACATGAGCACGTTCACCACGGCCCGGGACAAGTCGCGGTGGGACTGGACCATGATGATCATGGCACCGCCGTGGACCACGGCGGCGATGGTCGCCGAGGTGGTCGAGCAGGTGGGTCGGAGGAAGCGGCCCCCGCGGCTCGACGACCTCCGCCTGGAGCCGCTGTCCGAGGGCCGCTGCGTCCAGGTGCTGCACGTCGGCACGTACGACGACGAGGCCGACCTCCTGCGCCACGTCCACGAGGAGTTCCTCCCCGCCCAGGGGCTCGCGATGACGGGCAAGCACCACGAGATCTACCTCGGCGACCCGCGCCGGGCCGACCCCGCGAAGCTCCGCACCATCCTGCGCCAGCCGGTGCTCGACACGCGGGCGGCCGACCGCCATGATCGGCCGCTCGACGTCCACGACGAGGAGCCACCGTGA
- a CDS encoding dienelactone hydrolase family protein, translating into MSRYERVQAHDGGSFDAFCALPDRERAPGVLLFQEIFGINDNIRGLAERLAAAGFVVLAPDVFWRIEPRFERKDESGLDECMAMVQQLDWGLAAADLTSTFAHLLAMPECDGAVGGVGFCLGGTLAYVFATSSRVEGRGPEAVVSYYGSGIHDMLDRAGSLECPTLFHYGDRDPFIPGEQIAAVEAALGGRPDVTVHHYDAGHAFSNWDAPSMYAADAAELAWGRTLDFFGTRLRR; encoded by the coding sequence GTGAGCCGGTACGAACGCGTCCAGGCGCACGACGGCGGGTCCTTCGACGCCTTCTGCGCCCTCCCGGACCGCGAGCGCGCGCCCGGTGTGCTGCTGTTCCAGGAGATCTTCGGCATCAACGACAACATCCGCGGGCTCGCCGAGCGGCTGGCCGCCGCCGGGTTCGTGGTGCTGGCGCCCGACGTGTTCTGGCGGATCGAGCCCCGGTTCGAGCGCAAGGACGAGTCGGGGCTGGACGAGTGCATGGCGATGGTGCAGCAGCTGGACTGGGGGCTGGCCGCGGCCGACCTGACGTCGACGTTCGCGCACCTGCTCGCCATGCCCGAGTGCGACGGGGCCGTCGGCGGCGTCGGGTTCTGCCTCGGCGGCACGCTGGCCTACGTCTTCGCGACGTCGTCGCGGGTCGAGGGTCGCGGGCCGGAGGCCGTCGTCTCCTACTACGGGTCCGGCATCCACGACATGCTCGACCGCGCCGGCTCGCTCGAGTGCCCGACGCTGTTCCACTACGGCGACCGCGACCCCTTCATCCCGGGCGAGCAGATCGCGGCGGTCGAGGCGGCGCTGGGCGGGCGCCCGGACGTCACCGTCCACCACTACGACGCCGGCCACGCCTTCTCCAACTGGGACGCGCCGTCGATGTACGCCGCCGACGCCGCCGAGCTGGCCTGGGGACGCACCCTCGACTTCTTCGGCACCCGGCTGCGCCGCTGA
- a CDS encoding DUF6223 family protein, translated as MSVHPLLAAVSTSSLTPGRLWSLVAGALGVAGVVVGVLSLTRSGRGAAAAAVVAGAVAVVLGGLVVAAAGGGPGTGYGIVGGYVAVVVGLAAAAVGALGLARSRRTPVR; from the coding sequence GTGTCCGTCCACCCCCTGCTCGCCGCCGTCAGCACGTCGTCGCTCACCCCCGGGCGCCTGTGGTCCCTCGTGGCCGGGGCGCTGGGGGTGGCGGGCGTCGTCGTCGGCGTCCTGTCCCTCACCCGCTCCGGCCGCGGCGCAGCCGCCGCGGCCGTCGTCGCGGGCGCGGTCGCCGTCGTGCTCGGCGGGCTCGTCGTGGCCGCCGCCGGGGGCGGTCCCGGCACCGGCTACGGGATCGTCGGCGGCTACGTCGCCGTGGTCGTCGGGCTGGCCGCGGCGGCGGTCGGCGCGCTGGGCCTGGCGCGCTCGCGCCGTACCCCCGTCCGCTGA